From a single Calothrix sp. NIES-2098 genomic region:
- a CDS encoding thioredoxin domain-containing protein: MTPDSPINTPAKPESTVGLRVRNFLVAIVAIALTVALVLGLRTETTTASLSKLGETSIPLEVAIANGKPSLVEFYADWCTVCQKMAPDMTELEQQYADKLNFVMLNVDNTKWLPEMLKYRVDGIPHFVFLGKTGETIAQAIGDQPRIVMASNLEALVTGSSLPYAQASGQVSKFSAPVAPTASQDDPRSHGSQVVN; the protein is encoded by the coding sequence ATGACTCCGGATTCTCCTATTAATACTCCCGCCAAACCTGAATCTACTGTAGGGCTGCGCGTGCGAAATTTCTTAGTTGCGATAGTAGCGATCGCGCTTACTGTCGCCCTAGTTTTAGGATTGCGAACTGAGACAACTACCGCTTCTCTCAGCAAATTGGGTGAGACTTCCATCCCTCTAGAAGTTGCGATCGCTAACGGTAAGCCTTCACTAGTCGAATTTTACGCTGATTGGTGTACTGTATGTCAAAAAATGGCTCCAGATATGACTGAGTTAGAACAGCAATATGCTGACAAGCTCAATTTTGTCATGTTGAATGTGGATAACACCAAATGGTTGCCAGAAATGTTGAAATATCGGGTCGATGGAATTCCCCATTTTGTATTTTTGGGTAAAACCGGGGAAACGATAGCACAGGCGATCGGCGATCAACCACGCATCGTCATGGCTAGCAACTTAGAAGCTTTAGTAACTGGTTCCTCCCTACCTTACGCCCAAGCTAGCGGACAGGTTTCTAAATTCTCTGCGCCAGTCGCACCAACCGCTAGTCAAGACGATCCGCGCAGTCATGGTAGCCAGGTTGTAAATTAG
- a CDS encoding hypothetical protein (similar to photosystem I subunit IX (psaJ)) yields MQKANDQQGYFQKYLSLAPVLAVLAISIAFSIWAVFNFVFSDLLFHPMP; encoded by the coding sequence ATGCAAAAAGCAAATGACCAACAAGGCTATTTCCAGAAATACCTTTCTCTCGCACCTGTGCTTGCAGTTTTGGCAATATCAATAGCCTTTTCTATCTGGGCTGTGTTTAACTTTGTTTTTTCAGATCTACTCTTCCATCCTATGCCATAA
- a CDS encoding RecD/TraA family helicase — translation MYYKSPIINQQPMSTLEQQETITGVVERLTFYSEESGYTVARLTRSGVKDLTTIVGSFANIQPGQTLQLTGFWRDHPQYGPQFQVINYKETKPASLTGIEKYLGSGLIKGVGPVTAKRIVAHFGLETLEIIENQIERLVEVQGIAKKRIHTIKTAWETQKAIKEVMVFLQGHGVSTTYAVKIYKQYGDEAIATVTNNPYQLATDIYGIGFLTADKIARHLGVAPDSEYRYRAGLIHALSEAAEDGHCYLPQAELVEKVIPLLTTDTHQPPEAALTQIIKDMALKEELIRESSANKIVNCYKPAFFHTEQNLAQLIHQRLNQPVATDYPRVRAWLERFTATQKIELSTQQQQAVEMAAYSPVMILTGGPGVGKTFTTHTIVSLWKAMGKSIALAAPTGRAAQRLSEMTGLEAKTIHRLLEFDPKTMGFKRDSENPLPETAIIVDEASMLDLFLANSLLKAIGKNAQLLLVGDIDQLPSVGPGSILADLINSSRVPVVRLTQVFRQAQQSAIVTAAHQINRGHYPTIEPICDRPVSDCLWHGGGYQPEHGVQAICELITDLIPNLGFNPATDVQVLCPMSRGVVGTRNLNQVLQELINPPSAEKVEISRGGMKLRVGDRVIQQTNDYQREVFNGDLGIITAIDTVEQEVNVQYCERIVTYDYADLNEISLAFATSIHKSQGSEYPVVILPIYMQHYMMLSRNLIYTGLTRAKQLAIIIGAKKAISLAVNSTDRQQRYTQLQQRLVQAGLHSTIAL, via the coding sequence ATGTACTATAAATCTCCTATTATTAATCAGCAACCAATGTCCACGTTAGAACAGCAGGAAACTATTACCGGAGTAGTCGAACGCTTAACTTTCTACTCCGAGGAGTCGGGGTATACAGTGGCACGGCTGACACGCTCTGGTGTTAAAGATTTAACTACAATTGTTGGTAGCTTTGCAAATATCCAACCTGGGCAAACGCTGCAACTAACTGGGTTCTGGCGCGACCATCCGCAGTACGGGCCGCAATTTCAAGTCATAAATTACAAGGAAACCAAACCAGCTAGTTTGACAGGGATTGAAAAGTATTTAGGTAGCGGATTAATCAAAGGTGTAGGGCCAGTCACAGCCAAGCGAATAGTTGCACACTTTGGACTAGAGACTCTAGAAATTATTGAAAACCAAATTGAGCGCTTAGTGGAAGTTCAAGGTATAGCAAAGAAGCGGATTCACACGATTAAAACCGCTTGGGAAACCCAAAAAGCCATCAAAGAGGTGATGGTATTTCTGCAAGGACATGGTGTTTCTACTACCTACGCAGTAAAAATTTATAAACAGTACGGTGATGAGGCGATCGCCACAGTAACTAATAATCCCTATCAATTAGCTACCGACATCTACGGTATAGGCTTTCTCACTGCTGATAAAATTGCCCGACATTTAGGTGTAGCACCAGATTCCGAATATAGATACCGTGCGGGACTTATCCATGCTTTGAGTGAAGCAGCGGAAGATGGACACTGTTATTTACCCCAAGCGGAATTAGTAGAAAAAGTAATTCCCTTATTAACTACCGATACTCATCAGCCCCCAGAAGCAGCGCTGACACAAATTATCAAAGACATGGCGCTTAAGGAAGAATTAATCAGAGAAAGTAGCGCCAATAAAATAGTTAATTGTTATAAGCCTGCATTCTTCCACACCGAACAAAACCTAGCGCAACTGATACACCAACGCCTAAATCAACCCGTCGCTACCGACTATCCCCGTGTGCGTGCTTGGCTGGAACGCTTTACCGCTACCCAGAAAATCGAACTTTCGACCCAGCAACAGCAAGCGGTAGAAATGGCGGCTTATTCCCCTGTGATGATTTTGACAGGCGGCCCCGGAGTCGGCAAAACATTCACCACCCACACCATTGTCTCACTGTGGAAAGCGATGGGTAAATCCATTGCGTTAGCAGCACCCACAGGACGCGCCGCCCAACGTTTGAGTGAAATGACTGGTTTGGAAGCCAAAACCATCCATCGCTTGTTGGAATTTGACCCCAAAACAATGGGCTTTAAGCGCGACAGCGAGAATCCTTTGCCTGAAACGGCGATTATCGTTGATGAAGCGAGTATGCTGGACTTATTTCTCGCTAACTCGCTGCTGAAAGCTATAGGAAAGAATGCCCAACTGCTGTTAGTAGGAGATATCGATCAGTTACCATCTGTAGGGCCGGGAAGCATACTCGCTGACCTCATTAATTCAAGTCGAGTACCTGTAGTCAGGTTAACTCAAGTATTCCGCCAAGCCCAACAAAGCGCCATCGTCACCGCCGCCCATCAAATCAATCGCGGACATTATCCCACAATTGAACCGATATGCGATCGCCCCGTTTCCGATTGTCTTTGGCATGGTGGTGGGTATCAACCAGAACACGGCGTTCAAGCAATTTGCGAACTGATTACAGACTTAATTCCCAATTTAGGCTTTAATCCCGCCACCGATGTGCAAGTACTGTGCCCAATGTCACGGGGAGTAGTCGGTACTCGCAACCTCAACCAAGTTTTGCAAGAATTAATTAATCCTCCCAGTGCTGAGAAAGTAGAAATCTCCAGAGGTGGGATGAAACTGCGAGTAGGCGACAGAGTAATTCAGCAGACGAACGATTATCAGCGAGAAGTATTCAATGGAGACTTGGGAATAATTACCGCCATTGATACTGTAGAGCAAGAAGTCAATGTACAGTATTGCGAGCGAATTGTCACTTACGATTATGCTGATTTAAATGAGATATCCCTAGCATTTGCTACCTCAATTCATAAAAGCCAAGGTTCTGAATATCCGGTAGTAATTCTGCCAATATATATGCAACACTACATGATGCTGAGTCGTAACCTCATTTATACTGGCTTAACTCGCGCTAAACAGTTAGCGATTATCATTGGTGCTAAAAAAGCAATCTCCTTAGCTGTAAATTCTACCGATAGACAACAGCGCTACACCCAATTACAGCAAAGATTAGTTCAGGCTGGATTGCATTCAACAATTGCTCTCTAA
- a CDS encoding heat shock protein DnaJ-like protein, translating into MTENISAYPLNWALIYPRTPSHQRQEAQFKVKFGIARDQLLHELQLLGASNVIISSNVQLRRDGLPYANFKEPEDPGVAVYFRIKKKNYVLCCDKWLTVRDNLRAIGLHCAAIRGMERWGVGNVEQAFTGYQALPPTQPKQWWEVLGVDAQASARQVREAYRKLAQQHHPDIGGSAQKMTQINAAYQQAKQARRFS; encoded by the coding sequence ATGACAGAAAACATATCAGCCTACCCCCTCAACTGGGCACTCATCTACCCGCGAACACCTTCACATCAGCGCCAGGAGGCACAGTTTAAAGTTAAATTTGGCATTGCTCGCGATCAGTTGCTGCACGAGCTGCAATTACTAGGTGCAAGTAACGTGATTATCTCTAGCAACGTACAATTACGCCGTGACGGACTGCCATATGCCAATTTTAAAGAGCCGGAAGATCCGGGCGTGGCAGTTTACTTCCGAATTAAAAAGAAAAACTACGTACTGTGCTGTGACAAATGGCTGACGGTGAGAGACAACCTCAGAGCAATTGGCTTACACTGTGCAGCCATACGTGGAATGGAACGCTGGGGTGTTGGCAATGTGGAGCAAGCCTTTACGGGGTATCAAGCATTACCACCAACTCAGCCAAAGCAGTGGTGGGAAGTGCTTGGTGTTGATGCTCAGGCTTCAGCTCGTCAAGTCAGAGAAGCCTACCGAAAGCTAGCACAACAACATCATCCAGATATCGGCGGTTCCGCCCAAAAAATGACGCAAATCAACGCTGCTTACCAACAAGCAAAACAAGCCCGTCGTTTCAGCTAA
- a CDS encoding short-chain dehydrogenase/reductase SDR, whose translation MNPKNQRKRKKTALITGAASGIGYELAYIFALNDYNLVLVDRMAHKLAEVTDQFCKKFGILVKPVVKDLSVQTSPEEIFNELQQEDIKVDVLVNNAGFGIHGLFNETNLNTELEMLQVNLVCLTHLTKLFLKDMVKQGEGKVLNLSSAAAFQPGPLMAVYFATKAYVLSFSQALACELEGTGVTVTALCPGPTESAFHERTGIAGAKQIESNNMMDAQTVARIGYRALMEGKTVAIPGLKNKLLAEIVRFTPRKLVTKIVKSMQEVK comes from the coding sequence ATGAACCCAAAAAACCAACGTAAACGGAAAAAAACTGCTCTGATTACTGGAGCAGCTAGTGGAATTGGCTACGAGTTAGCATATATTTTTGCGCTGAATGACTATAATTTGGTATTAGTAGATAGAATGGCGCACAAATTGGCAGAAGTTACCGATCAATTTTGCAAAAAATTTGGAATTTTAGTTAAACCTGTTGTCAAAGATTTATCTGTACAAACATCACCTGAAGAGATTTTTAATGAGTTACAGCAAGAAGATATCAAAGTTGACGTACTAGTAAATAATGCAGGGTTTGGTATTCATGGATTATTTAATGAAACAAACTTGAATACCGAACTAGAAATGCTACAGGTAAATTTAGTATGTCTCACTCATTTAACTAAGTTATTCCTAAAAGATATGGTGAAGCAAGGCGAAGGAAAAGTATTAAATCTTTCCTCTGCTGCGGCTTTTCAACCAGGCCCTTTAATGGCAGTTTATTTTGCTACTAAAGCCTATGTATTATCATTTTCACAAGCACTGGCGTGTGAATTAGAAGGTACAGGTGTAACTGTAACCGCCCTTTGTCCAGGCCCAACAGAATCAGCTTTTCATGAAAGAACTGGGATTGCAGGTGCTAAACAGATAGAAAGTAATAATATGATGGATGCGCAAACAGTAGCGAGAATTGGCTATCGCGCTTTAATGGAAGGTAAAACTGTGGCAATTCCTGGGTTAAAAAATAAATTACTTGCGGAAATTGTGAGATTCACGCCAAGAAAATTAGTCACAAAAATTGTGAAATCTATGCAAGAAGTTAAATAG
- a CDS encoding basic membrane lipoprotein, translating into MDRRNFLKYATLAGSGFALNSCIQGKNSKSQSEVVPTASPVAINEPLKVGFVYGGPVGDFGWTYSHDLGRREMEANLQDKVKTTFVENVNADVDAEKVIRQLALDGNKLIFTTSLDYMNPTMKVAKEFPNVLFENCTGYQRAANVGTYSGRFEEPHYLTGMIAGKMTKSNVIGFIASHPIPEVIRGIGAFTQGLRTINPQAKVRVMWIQSWYDSAKEKEAAQALINLGADVLTQHTNSAAAIQVAAEKGIYAVGYNADMSKFGAQAHLTSAINRWGKFYIDTALAVMNNTWKSQAVWYGIAQGMVDISPMNPVIPSDVQQLVNAKREQFIQGTAHPFDGPVKDQKGVVRVPKGKVLDNKAQLEMNWYVEGIEGSIPKS; encoded by the coding sequence ATGGATCGTCGGAATTTTCTCAAGTATGCGACTTTAGCAGGATCTGGCTTTGCCTTGAATAGCTGTATTCAAGGTAAAAATTCCAAATCTCAAAGCGAAGTAGTGCCAACAGCCTCCCCTGTGGCGATTAACGAACCGCTAAAAGTCGGATTTGTGTATGGGGGGCCTGTCGGGGATTTTGGCTGGACTTACTCCCATGATTTAGGTCGCAGAGAAATGGAAGCGAATCTCCAAGATAAGGTAAAAACTACCTTTGTAGAAAATGTGAATGCAGATGTTGATGCGGAGAAAGTAATTCGGCAACTAGCATTAGACGGGAATAAATTAATTTTTACCACTTCCTTGGATTACATGAACCCCACAATGAAAGTTGCCAAGGAATTTCCGAATGTTTTATTTGAAAATTGTACGGGATACCAACGCGCTGCCAATGTCGGTACTTATTCGGGACGCTTTGAAGAACCGCACTATTTAACGGGTATGATTGCGGGCAAGATGACCAAATCCAATGTTATTGGTTTTATTGCTTCCCATCCCATCCCAGAAGTAATTCGCGGAATTGGCGCATTTACTCAAGGACTGCGAACAATAAATCCTCAAGCAAAAGTTAGGGTGATGTGGATACAAAGTTGGTACGATTCTGCCAAGGAAAAAGAAGCAGCCCAAGCTTTGATTAATTTGGGTGCAGATGTGCTAACTCAACATACTAACTCGGCGGCGGCTATTCAAGTGGCAGCAGAGAAAGGTATTTATGCTGTTGGCTACAACGCCGATATGAGTAAATTTGGTGCCCAAGCACACTTGACATCAGCAATTAATAGATGGGGAAAATTTTATATAGATACAGCTTTGGCTGTGATGAACAACACATGGAAATCACAAGCGGTTTGGTATGGTATTGCTCAAGGAATGGTAGATATTTCCCCAATGAATCCAGTGATTCCTAGCGATGTTCAGCAATTAGTTAATGCTAAAAGAGAACAGTTTATTCAAGGTACAGCACATCCTTTTGATGGCCCGGTAAAAGACCAAAAGGGAGTTGTGCGAGTACCCAAAGGTAAAGTGTTAGATAATAAAGCACAATTGGAAATGAATTGGTATGTTGAGGGAATTGAAGGGTCTATTCCTAAAAGTTAA